The following are encoded in a window of Phaseolus vulgaris cultivar G19833 chromosome 3, P. vulgaris v2.0, whole genome shotgun sequence genomic DNA:
- the LOC137805837 gene encoding basic helix-loop-helix protein A-like has product MQGDTTEKETEETHSTMPPLSEIPPSSFLHPSTIAENTANTTSRKRVKRIMGQTNCQSLNIERERRSKMTQMFTQLQTSVPGLLPQATREVIINETIGYIKELEKKKQRLEELKETMKGVEESAVECGNSNRNCSIMVTVSANVAFFGIQWVPRPGLVTQILKVFCNHQADILAANVSVNNGKLILAITALVQNNGKCVVENIKREIMGL; this is encoded by the exons ATGCAAGGTGACACTACAGAAAAGGAAACTGAAGAAACTCACTCTACCATGCCACCCCTCTCTGAAATCCcaccttcttcttttcttcaccCTTCAACCATTGCTGAAAACACTGCTAACACCACCTCCAGAAAGCGTGTTAAGAGAATAATGGGTCAGACCAATTGCCAGAGCCTTAACATTGAACGTGAAAGAAGGTCCAAGATGACTCAAATGTTCACtcagcttcaaacctccgtccctGGTCTCTTACCTCAG GCTACAAGAGAAGTGATAATAAACGAGACAATTGGGTACATAAAAGAGCttgagaagaagaagcagagaCTGGAGGAGTTGAAGGAGACTATGAAAGGAGTAGAAGAGTCCGCGGTTGAATGTGGTAACAGCAACAGAAATTGTTCAATCATGGTTACTGTTTCTGCTAATGTTGCATTCTTTGGTATTCAATGGGTGCCTCGACCAGGTTTGGTGACACAAATTTTAAAGGTGTTTTGCAATCACCAAGCAGATATTTTGGCTGCAAATGTGTCTGTTAATAATGGGAAATTGATTTTGGCAATCACAGCTTTGGTGCAAAATAATGGAAAGTGTGTggttgaaaatattaaaagagaAATTATGGGTTTGTAG
- the LOC137806919 gene encoding uncharacterized protein produces the protein MQAVSNARRVSRLFLSPHLRASGAPHYTAVSPFSGLAQHVYRRVTTDPIHCFLSKAFCSSGVDTVEEAPSGDVKELYEKMLDSVKVKRSMPPNAWLWSMISNCKHQHDIRLLFDILQNLRIFRLSNLRIHDNFNCNLCREVTKACVHAGALDFGKKALWKHNVYGLTPSIASAHYLLLYAKDHNDTKLLVEVMKLLKKNDLPLQPGTADIVFSICYNTDDWVLISKYAERFVKAGVKLRQTSFETWMQFAAKRGDTKSLWKIENLRSDTMKQHTLATGFSCAKGLLLERKPSDAVAVIQVLNQTLSDTKKSGIKGELQKLVSEWPLEVIKHQKDEDRKALAASLKSDIPIMVSELLSMGLEANVSLEDLNRKEGIPQ, from the exons ATGCAAGCCGTCTCAAACGCTCGCCGAGTCTCTCGGTTGTTCCTTTCGCCTCATCTCCGAGCCTCTGGAGCTCCTCACTACACCGCGGTCTCTCCTTTCTCAG GGCTCGCGCAACACGTTTACCGGCGAGTGACAACTGATCCGATACACTGCTTCTTGTCTAAGGCATTTTGCTCTTCAGGAGTGGATACCGTTGAAGAAGCTCCCTCAG GGGATGTGAAGGAATTATACGAGAAAATGCTTGACTCTGTAAAAGTTAAACGATCAATGCCTCCAAATGCTTGGTTGTGGTCAATGATTTCAAATTGCAAACACCAACACGATATTAGACTTCTGTTCGACATTCTGCAGAACCTCCGCATATTT AGGTTGTCGAATCTTCGAATTCATGACAATTTTAATTGCAATCTCTGTCGTGAAGTTACCAAGGCGTGTGTTCATGCAGGAGCTCTTGATTTTG GAAAGAAGGCTTTGTGGAAGCATAATGTCTATGGATTGACCCCGAGTATTGCATCTGCTCACTATTTACTG CTGTATGCTAAGGACCACAATGATACTAAACTGTTGGTGGAAGTAATGAAACTTCTGAAGAAGAACGATTTACCATTGCAACCAGGGACAGCAGATATAGTTTTCAG CATTTGTTACAATACAGATGACTGGGTGTTGATTAGTAAGTATGCAGAAAGGTTTGTGAAGGCTGGTGTAAAACTACGACAAACCTCATTTGAGACATGGATGCAATTTGCTGCCAAAAGAG GGGACACCAAATCATTGtggaaaatagaaaatttgAGATCTGATACAATGAAGCAGCACACTTTGGCAACTGGGTTTTCTTGTGCCAAG GGTCTTCTGTTGGAACGTAAACCCAGTGATGCAGTTGCTGTCATTCAAGTTCTAAATCAG ACCTTGTCTGATACAAAAAAGTCAGGCATCAAGGGTGAACTTCAGAAGCTTGTATCCGAGTGGCCTTTAGAAGTTATTAAGCACCAAAAAGATGAGGACAGAAAG GCATTAGCAGCCTCTTTGAAATCTGATATCCCTATCATGGTTAGTGAGTTGCTGAGCATGGGTCTTGAGGCAAATGTAAGTTTGGAAGACCTAAACAGGAAGGAAGGTATTCCACAATAG